In Acidianus brierleyi, one genomic interval encodes:
- a CDS encoding type I 3-dehydroquinate dehydratase: MRTSIVASLPVYNIGDLEKIKRIDADFIELRLDYMDKLEVNLDSLNEYRSKLIFTIRDKSEGGYKEIPDAEKSAFLKELYSKGFLYDIEASFLQRELVPHKGKIVSAHYFDHIPSFEELEDIIRKYREAYIIKFALVGKENYREILIKLLRYENIAVMPMNVDPLERIAFSILGSKLIYGYVDIPTASGQMHYKDIKRIFQLLANY; encoded by the coding sequence ATGAGAACTTCTATAGTAGCCTCATTACCCGTTTATAATATAGGAGATTTAGAAAAGATAAAGCGTATTGACGCGGATTTTATAGAGTTAAGACTAGATTATATGGACAAGCTAGAGGTTAATTTAGATTCTCTGAATGAATACAGATCTAAATTAATTTTTACTATCAGGGATAAAAGTGAAGGTGGTTATAAGGAAATTCCAGATGCTGAAAAATCTGCTTTTTTAAAAGAGCTATATTCCAAAGGATTTTTATACGATATAGAAGCCTCATTTTTACAGAGAGAATTAGTACCACATAAAGGGAAAATAGTTTCTGCTCATTATTTTGATCATATTCCTTCATTTGAAGAATTAGAGGATATTATAAGAAAATATCGTGAGGCATATATTATAAAATTCGCTTTAGTAGGAAAAGAAAACTATAGGGAAATTCTGATTAAATTACTCAGATATGAGAATATAGCAGTAATGCCTATGAATGTAGATCCTTTAGAGAGAATTGCTTTCTCAATTTTAGGTTCAAAACTGATTTATGGATATGTTGATATACCAACAGCTTCTGGCCAAATGCATTATAAGGATATAAAAAGAATATTTCAATTATTGGCCAATTATTAA